Proteins encoded in a region of the Veillonella parvula genome:
- the cysK gene encoding cysteine synthase A: protein MSIVTNQTTELIGKTPIYQLPNTNIYVKLEKYNVGGSVKDRAVLGMLQAAKEQGRIHEDSIIVEATSGNTGIALAMVGAILHIKTVIIMPESMSKERRELIKAYGAQLILTPKETGMKGALERANEILAKYPNAFTLGQFVNPANPDMHYRTTGNEIVEQVPNVDVFIAGIGTGGTFTGVIRRLKEHNPNLKAIAVEPAGSPAITEGKGGPHKIQGIGAGFIPENFDQSLMDGVQTVSDEEAFSEVQTFMRESGISIGLSAGAAIVAAKRMARELPKANIVVIAPDGVEKYLSLLDFGNNEYVK from the coding sequence ATGAGTATAGTAACAAACCAAACAACTGAACTTATCGGTAAAACACCGATATATCAATTGCCAAATACCAATATTTATGTAAAACTTGAAAAATATAATGTAGGCGGTTCTGTAAAAGACCGTGCCGTACTCGGTATGTTACAGGCTGCAAAAGAGCAGGGTCGCATCCATGAGGATAGCATCATTGTAGAAGCCACAAGTGGTAATACGGGAATTGCTCTTGCTATGGTAGGCGCCATTCTACATATTAAAACAGTGATTATCATGCCTGAAAGTATGAGTAAAGAACGCCGTGAGCTTATTAAAGCGTATGGGGCGCAGCTCATCTTAACACCAAAAGAAACAGGTATGAAGGGGGCTCTTGAGCGGGCAAATGAAATTTTAGCGAAGTATCCAAATGCTTTCACCTTGGGCCAATTCGTAAATCCTGCAAATCCAGATATGCATTACCGCACGACGGGTAATGAAATTGTAGAACAAGTGCCAAATGTCGATGTATTTATAGCGGGTATTGGTACAGGTGGTACTTTCACAGGCGTTATAAGACGATTGAAAGAACATAATCCTAATCTAAAAGCCATTGCTGTAGAGCCAGCGGGATCTCCTGCTATTACCGAAGGTAAGGGCGGCCCTCACAAAATACAAGGTATTGGGGCTGGTTTCATTCCTGAAAACTTTGACCAAAGCTTGATGGACGGCGTGCAAACTGTAAGTGATGAAGAAGCTTTTAGCGAGGTGCAAACCTTTATGCGTGAAAGTGGTATCTCTATTGGTCTTTCCGCGGGGGCGGCCATTGTAGCGGCAAAACGCATGGCTCGTGAATTACCTAAGGCGAATATCGTTGTTATTGCACCTGATGGAGTAGAGAAATATTTATCTCTTTTGGACTTCGGCAATAACGAATACGTTAAATAA
- the epsC gene encoding serine O-acetyltransferase EpsC yields MMQGLRDLWGKIQYNIKRVMDSDPAATSVWMVIWTYPHITALFWHFFAHRLYKAGWPILARRVALHSRHVTGIEIHPGATIGRGLFIDHGMGVVIGETAIVGDNVTLFHQVTLGGMSSKKVKRHPTIEDDVLIGTGTKILGDITIGARTKIGCNLVIKHDIPKDMVIFETDPENMYVRKPSRNATAAQAEEKKIPDNYIEYYI; encoded by the coding sequence ATGATGCAAGGTTTGCGCGATTTATGGGGCAAAATTCAATATAATATTAAGCGTGTAATGGATTCTGACCCAGCTGCCACAAGTGTATGGATGGTTATATGGACATATCCACATATTACGGCTTTGTTCTGGCATTTCTTTGCCCACCGTTTATATAAGGCGGGGTGGCCAATCTTGGCTCGTCGTGTGGCTCTCCATTCTCGTCATGTAACGGGTATTGAAATCCATCCAGGTGCGACGATTGGTCGCGGCCTCTTTATCGATCATGGTATGGGTGTTGTTATTGGCGAAACGGCTATTGTAGGCGATAATGTAACCTTGTTCCATCAAGTAACACTAGGTGGGATGTCTTCTAAAAAGGTAAAGCGTCATCCGACCATTGAAGATGATGTACTCATCGGTACGGGTACAAAAATTTTAGGGGACATTACGATTGGGGCGCGCACGAAGATTGGCTGTAATCTCGTTATCAAACATGATATTCCTAAGGATATGGTAATCTTTGAAACAGATCCAGAAAATATGTATGTCCGTAAACCTAGTCGCAATGCAACTGCTGCACAAGCAGAGGAGAAGAAGATTCCTGATAATTACATAGAATACTATATTTAA
- a CDS encoding Dps family protein, whose amino-acid sequence MKNVQQVNQYLADLSVWNVKLHNLHFNVTGPQFKSIHEYLESIYDEAFEYFDAVAEHVKMQGQFPLVNSGEYAKLTKIEELGQEDIPQAKVIDILLKDFKYMNDQAVAIRAAADEEGDFLLVSMMEDHVAYYVKQIWFIESMLK is encoded by the coding sequence ATGAAAAACGTACAACAAGTAAATCAATATTTAGCAGATCTTTCCGTATGGAATGTAAAATTACATAACCTACACTTCAATGTAACTGGTCCGCAATTCAAATCTATTCATGAATACTTGGAATCCATTTATGATGAAGCCTTTGAATACTTTGATGCCGTAGCAGAACATGTGAAAATGCAAGGTCAATTTCCATTGGTAAATTCCGGAGAATACGCAAAATTGACTAAAATCGAAGAATTGGGACAAGAAGACATCCCTCAAGCAAAGGTAATTGATATCCTTCTTAAGGATTTTAAATACATGAATGATCAAGCTGTAGCAATTCGTGCAGCAGCTGATGAAGAAGGTGATTTCTTGCTCGTAAGCATGATGGAAGATCACGTTGCATACTATGTAAAACAAATCTGGTTCATCGAATCTATGCTGAAATAA
- a CDS encoding Nramp family divalent metal transporter, whose protein sequence is MIDFLKKQLFTVHQNGKQQVSEVFKYIGPGIIVTVGFIDPGNWAANLAAGASYGYELLWVVTLSTIMLILLQHNVAHLGIVRGQCLSECAYEFLPRYASRFVLSTAGIAAAATALAEFIGAAIALKMLFGIPILIGSILTALICTVMLITNSYRKLERIIAGFVSLIALAYLVEVNMVNVDWAAVGIGWVDPNIPHTSMLVILSILGAVIMPHNLFLHSEIIQSRQFNTQDPAIMKRQLRYEFLDTLLSMGIGWMINSAMIILAAAVFFAHGIEVTELEQAEELLRPLIGPAAGIIFAIALLFAGFASSATAGMAGASIFAGMFGESYDMKDFHTRLGLALTYVPALLLIVFITDSFQALLFSQMFLSLQLPITIFLQLYMTSSRKVMGEYANRKFTNILLWGIGIIVTIMNIYLLIVG, encoded by the coding sequence ATGATTGACTTTTTAAAGAAACAATTGTTTACTGTCCATCAAAACGGTAAGCAGCAGGTAAGTGAGGTCTTTAAATATATAGGACCTGGTATAATCGTAACCGTTGGATTTATCGATCCAGGAAACTGGGCCGCCAACTTGGCAGCTGGTGCTAGTTATGGTTACGAATTATTGTGGGTAGTCACACTATCTACGATTATGCTAATTTTATTACAGCATAATGTGGCGCATTTAGGCATTGTACGCGGTCAATGCTTGTCGGAATGTGCCTATGAGTTTTTACCGCGTTATGCATCTCGCTTTGTGCTTAGCACGGCAGGAATTGCGGCGGCAGCGACGGCCTTGGCTGAGTTTATTGGCGCTGCTATCGCTTTGAAGATGCTCTTTGGTATTCCTATCTTGATAGGTAGCATTTTGACGGCTCTTATCTGTACGGTCATGCTCATTACGAACTCCTATCGTAAATTAGAGCGAATCATTGCTGGTTTTGTATCCCTTATCGCATTGGCGTACCTTGTTGAGGTAAATATGGTCAATGTGGATTGGGCAGCGGTTGGTATTGGTTGGGTGGATCCTAATATTCCTCATACATCGATGCTCGTTATTTTGAGTATATTAGGGGCCGTAATTATGCCTCATAACTTGTTTTTGCACTCTGAAATCATCCAAAGTCGCCAGTTCAATACACAAGATCCAGCGATAATGAAACGGCAGTTACGCTATGAATTCCTCGATACTTTGTTATCTATGGGGATTGGGTGGATGATTAACTCCGCCATGATTATATTGGCGGCGGCTGTTTTCTTTGCTCATGGTATTGAAGTAACAGAGCTTGAACAGGCTGAGGAGTTGTTGCGTCCACTCATTGGACCGGCAGCGGGTATTATTTTTGCGATAGCATTGTTATTTGCAGGTTTTGCCTCATCTGCTACGGCAGGTATGGCGGGGGCAAGTATCTTTGCAGGAATGTTTGGCGAGTCTTACGATATGAAAGACTTCCATACGCGATTAGGCTTGGCACTAACATATGTTCCAGCATTATTATTGATCGTGTTTATTACAGATTCCTTCCAAGCATTATTGTTCTCTCAAATGTTCTTGAGCTTGCAATTACCTATCACCATATTCTTGCAACTTTACATGACAAGCAGCCGCAAGGTCATGGGAGAATACGCGAACCGTAAATTTACAAATATTCTCTTATGGGGTATAGGTATCATCGTTACTATTATGAACATTTACTTATTGATTGTAGGCTAA
- a CDS encoding YaaA family protein, giving the protein MKIVLSPSKTKTITDVASNAEAVHHVVRDGQFQPNITKKIITHVQSLDVVTLGKALKLKDDKAQALFDFYQSFEAHPVGRACESYDGIAFKYLDWSNLSDEAKAFGESHLVVLSALYGVVEPNMGVRDYRLDMVDKVGINLYDTWRDAVDVYFHKEDWILNLASKEYAKMVNHPKVVTVEFWELRGDTFKQMSTSSKMSRGVMAHECLTQQVKHVRDLPHEINGFTCVTDIESITIPSESMTIRYERK; this is encoded by the coding sequence ATGAAAATCGTCCTCTCTCCTAGTAAGACAAAAACGATTACCGATGTTGCTAGCAACGCTGAGGCAGTACATCATGTAGTTCGAGACGGCCAATTTCAGCCGAACATCACGAAAAAGATTATAACTCATGTACAATCTCTCGATGTTGTAACTCTTGGAAAGGCTTTGAAATTAAAGGATGATAAGGCACAGGCTCTTTTTGATTTTTACCAGTCTTTTGAGGCTCATCCCGTAGGTCGTGCCTGTGAAAGTTATGATGGCATTGCTTTCAAATATTTGGACTGGTCGAACCTATCTGACGAAGCCAAGGCTTTTGGTGAAAGCCATCTCGTTGTGTTGTCTGCATTGTATGGTGTCGTTGAACCTAATATGGGAGTGCGCGACTATCGACTCGATATGGTCGATAAGGTGGGCATTAATCTATACGATACATGGCGTGATGCGGTGGATGTATACTTTCACAAGGAAGATTGGATCCTAAACCTAGCATCTAAAGAATATGCAAAAATGGTGAACCATCCAAAGGTGGTAACCGTTGAATTTTGGGAATTACGGGGCGATACGTTTAAGCAGATGAGTACGTCCTCCAAAATGAGTCGCGGTGTGATGGCTCATGAATGTTTAACTCAACAAGTGAAACATGTGCGGGACTTGCCCCACGAAATCAATGGGTTTACCTGTGTTACTGACATTGAATCCATTACCATACCAAGCGAATCGATGACGATTCGTTACGAAAGGAAGTGA
- the hydE gene encoding [FeFe] hydrogenase H-cluster radical SAM maturase HydE: MQVQDILAKDLVGDEWLTEEELRFLMSVTDEEQLQLIYKKAYEVKAKYVKPVAYYRGLIEFSNRCIKNCNYCGIRRENDKAERFDMNREDIIKMAQWAYDHEYGSITLQSGERCDDAFVDYVVDLIRDIKAIGDGSLGITICVGEQSEEAYRRMREAGASRYLLRIETTNTDLYHKIHPRDELHSFETRVECLRRLRRVGFQVGTGVMIGLPGQTEDDLVNDILFYRDMDIDMIGMGPYVVHHDTPLGQEALAMGIDDEAGKLRRVQLGLKMIALTRLFLKDVNIAATTALQALDKLGREKGLAAGANILMPIITIPEHRAKYLLYDNKPCVDDNAEQCKDCLTRRVMSIGDTVGWKQNGDSKHYGKRTGEF, from the coding sequence TTGCAAGTGCAAGACATTCTTGCAAAAGACCTCGTCGGCGATGAATGGCTGACCGAGGAGGAATTGCGATTTCTCATGTCTGTAACTGATGAAGAACAGTTGCAGTTGATATATAAAAAGGCCTACGAAGTGAAGGCAAAATACGTAAAGCCTGTAGCATACTATCGCGGCCTCATCGAGTTCTCAAACCGATGCATTAAGAATTGTAATTACTGCGGTATCCGCCGAGAAAACGATAAGGCGGAACGCTTTGATATGAATCGCGAAGACATTATCAAGATGGCGCAGTGGGCATACGACCATGAATATGGTTCCATTACACTCCAATCTGGTGAACGCTGTGATGATGCCTTTGTAGACTATGTTGTGGATTTAATTCGTGACATTAAAGCCATTGGTGATGGTTCTCTTGGCATAACGATATGTGTAGGGGAACAAAGCGAAGAGGCGTACCGCCGCATGCGTGAAGCCGGTGCGAGTCGTTATTTATTACGCATTGAAACAACTAATACAGATTTATACCATAAAATTCATCCTCGTGATGAATTGCACTCCTTTGAGACGCGCGTAGAATGTTTACGTCGTTTGCGCCGCGTAGGCTTTCAAGTTGGCACAGGCGTTATGATTGGCCTACCCGGTCAAACAGAAGATGATCTCGTAAATGATATCTTGTTCTATCGAGATATGGATATCGATATGATCGGCATGGGGCCTTATGTGGTGCATCACGATACGCCACTAGGTCAAGAAGCATTGGCGATGGGTATTGATGACGAAGCAGGTAAATTGCGCCGCGTTCAATTGGGGCTCAAGATGATTGCGTTGACTCGTTTATTCTTGAAAGACGTAAATATTGCAGCTACGACGGCGTTACAAGCACTAGATAAACTAGGCCGCGAAAAAGGTTTAGCCGCAGGGGCGAATATCCTTATGCCTATCATCACCATTCCTGAACACCGTGCAAAATATTTGCTATACGATAATAAGCCATGCGTGGACGACAATGCAGAACAATGTAAAGACTGCTTGACACGCCGCGTAATGTCCATCGGTGATACAGTGGGTTGGAAACAAAATGGGGACTCTAAACACTACGGCAAACGGACGGGAGAATTTTAG